The genomic window GAGGGACAGGCTGAAAGGGACTCAGGTCATCAAGTGACCAGGTGACCAATGCACCCTGAGCACTTGGAGTGATACAGTGCTGGATGTGAGGGGTTGAGCTGGCCATGCCAGGTGAGAGATGGGGCAAGGGTTCTGGAGAGGCAGACTGTCTGCCTTGTCCTTCACAGGCCCTGCCTGGGGCCAGCATGTGTCTGGTCCCTTGTGCCCCTCTCTGCCAGGGCATGAACTGGAATAGCATCTCAGGCGAGAGGCCCTGCAGGAACCACACAGGGTTCTGTGTTTCTTAGGCAGGAGGGCAATAAGGATGGGGCCAACTCAGATCAGCCTTGTGTGGAGGGGACAGGAGTTGGTGGACACTGAGAGCTCTCCGTGGAAAGCGGGGATGGAGAAGAAGGGGCAGCCAGGAGACTGGAGGGCAAGCTGGGCCCCAAGGTCACAGGAGCGCAGGGAGGAAACTCAGGCTGGGTGAGAACAAGGAGCTTCTCCAGAGACCCACCCCCACACTGCGCCAGCTCCCTGGCTGTGGGAGAGAAATGTCCTGCTCAGgtcacctctccccaccccagtgtGGGGGCTATGCTGttgagctgcagccccaggctTGCCTGCTTGGTATCCAGGACCCATGGTGTTGTCCCCCTTTCTCCTGCCATGTAACACAGGGAAGGAGGTAAGAAGGTTACCTGAGCCCCAGGATCAGAGAGATTCATGTTTTCTCCTGATTGTGCtcagctgcagccctggcagaaggGCAAGCCCAGAGAAAGGTGTGGGTCAGAAGGAGCTGGGGAACAGCTTTGCATGAGGTTTTGGGGAGttggtggtgggagggggaagaggagaaagcagaaaatgGCAGATTTGTGTCACCGGCCTTCTAAGGACAGAGTAGGTGCCTGTGAATGAGGGTCAGTGAATAAACAAGAAACCAGCCCTTCCTGCTCAGCTCAGAGACATTTATTTAGTTACTGGTGTCATTCTGGATCAGCTCCAGAGAAGATGGCCTGGTTCCAACAGTTAGAGGCTTTTCATCATTTTGTTTAACCAGGGTAAAAAACTTGAGACTTTGGTGAAGGCCCGTGGAGATGTCCTGCTGATTCGTCCATAGGAGACAATGCCCTGGATCACGTTCTTACACACAAGAGGGCCCCCAGAGTCCCCCTGTGGACCAAGAGTGGGGAGGATTGAATCCGTGCTCCCTACTCCTGCCCACCTGCATCCCAAGTGCCCTCTCAGTGAAGGTCGCCTGGCATGGCCTCCATGTGGGGAAtcagagggcagggcaggaccCTGTGGGCCCCTCAGCTGCCCAGTCCTGACCCTGGACATTGTCACGGCTTCATTTCAGTCAAGGGGTGgatccctctcctcccccaggtccTGGATCCTCTTCCGTAAGGGCGCTGTGGGACTGTGCTTCGGTCTACCATTTAAGAACTTGGAAGCAGGCAGGTGAGGACGACACTCAGCATGGAGGGTGAGCCAGTTAACCAAGATGGGAGCCGGCTCTGAGGAGTCACCTGGTTTGATTGCTGCACACCCAGGGACCAGTATTCTAACACCTGCGCCTGGCATGGGGCAGAGTGTTGCAAATTCATCTTCCGGATACAGCATCACGTTGGATGCATCTCAGGCCCCTGGGAGGCTCCCAGAAGGCCTGTGACTCCCCACTCTGGCTGCTGCCCCCTTCTCTTCCCAGGAGAAAGATCAGAGTCTAGGGGGTGAAGGAGTCCCTACTGCTTGGGTCTCCAAGTCCCAAAACACCCCTCTCCCCAGAGCCGAGCTAGACAGATGCTCAGTCTCACCTTAAAGGAAGACTTCTTTTCCTTCGGGTCCCCCACGCACAGCTGAGTGGTACTGTTGTAATAATTGTCTAACTGGGATTTGCACACCTGATCCTGCTGCACAGTCAGCTCCACCTCCTGCAGAGTGTCGGACAATCTGCCTCTTGGGTTGACTTGCCCCCAGCCGGCTAGATGGCATACCTCTCCGGGCCTCACGTGggcctggcccctgggcaggCTGAGGGGCCTCACAGCTGCAGTCTGCATGGCCTTTCTCTCCAGCTGAtgagaagaggcaagaaagtccagctcagccactggcctcctgggcctggacaccgCGATTGGGCTGCACTGActtccctctccccagagccACTGGGACTAGTCAGGTGGTCAGGATGAGAAGGAATGAAGGACAGGTCCCATTGGGAGGGAAAGCCATCTGGACCCAGGTGAGCAAGAGCTGCAGGGAGGTTCCCTTACCTTTAGTAACATAATATCATTGGAGAACTTCTTAGGATTATAGTGTGGGTGGGGGATGGTTTCTATCACAGAGATGACCTGCTGGGTCCTCTCCTGCTTCTTAATGTTGTGGGCCCCCAGAGTCACCTTGACTGAGCTACACAGAAAGCAGGGTGGGGATGTGGGTGCATGGAGTCACAGGAGATACAACCCTAGAGCCATGAAGGGCAGGTGACagccaggggagggcagggctgcagcCAGGGGAAACTGAGACAACAAAAGGGCCCAGTGCTGAGTGACACTGTGCCCTGTGCTTCTCAATGACCCTGAGAGCAGGGATTCTGGAAGCTTTCTCTTGCCCTCAGGCAA from Equus asinus isolate D_3611 breed Donkey chromosome 2, EquAss-T2T_v2, whole genome shotgun sequence includes these protein-coding regions:
- the LOC106848592 gene encoding granzyme B-like isoform X2; its protein translation is MQPLLLLLAFLLPPEPATGIIMGGHEAKPHSHPYMAWIQIMDEEMPSRCGGVLVQEDFVLTAAHCWGSSVKVTLGAHNIKKQERTQQVISVIETIPHPHYNPKKFSNDIMLLKLERKAMQTAAVRPLSLPRGQAHGDSGGPLVCKNVIQGIVSYGRISRTSPRAFTKVSSFLPWLNKMMKSL
- the LOC106848592 gene encoding granzyme B-like isoform X3, whose protein sequence is MQPLLLLLAFLLPPEPATGIIMGGHEAKPHSHPYMAWIQIMDEEMPSRCGGVLVQEDFVLTAAHCWGSSVKVTLGAHNIKKQERTQQVISVIETIPHPHYNPKKFSNDIMLLKGDSGGPLVCKNVIQGIVSYGRISRTSPRAFTKVSSFLPWLNKMMKSL
- the LOC106848592 gene encoding granzyme B-like isoform X4 — its product is MQPLLLLLAFLLPPEPATGIIMGGHEAKPHSHPYMAWIQIMDEEMPSRCGGVLVQEDFVLTAAHCWGSSVKVTLGAHNIKKQERTQQVISVIETIPHPHYNPKKFSNDIMLLKLERKAMQTAAVRPLSLPRGQAHVRPGEVCHLAGWGQVNPRGRLSDTLQEVELTVQQDQVCKSQLDNYYNSTTQLCVGDPKEKKSSFKGDSGGPLVCKNVIQGIVSYGRISRTSPRAFTKVSSFLPWLNKMMKSL
- the LOC106848592 gene encoding granzyme B-like isoform X1, with translation MQPLLLLLAFLLPPERGWFFLSGIIMGGHEAKPHSHPYMAWIQIMDEEMPSRCGGVLVQEDFVLTAAHCWGSSVKVTLGAHNIKKQERTQQVISVIETIPHPHYNPKKFSNDIMLLKLERKAMQTAAVRPLSLPRGQAHVRPGEVCHLAGWGQVNPRGRLSDTLQEVELTVQQDQVCKSQLDNYYNSTTQLCVGDPKEKKSSFKGDSGGPLVCKNVIQGIVSYGRISRTSPRAFTKVSSFLPWLNKMMKSL